A window of Candidatus Polarisedimenticolia bacterium contains these coding sequences:
- a CDS encoding ATP-binding protein codes for MPDDGLGRPENERSRSDFVSEAEEILETLSDRLRELESVFAAGRPHAESINTIFREVHSLKGFASLLGFPDIAAMTHELEDLLARLRLGGRLEGPILDLLHDSLDALLEALRRLRAGGGADLEAVRERLRRAAASILVPTVPASADLDVPAEVRAVLTEFEERRIGELRRRGRLLSLVRLHFEPDHLESQLQEAVRQAGEIGEVIARIPLPGVGGGISFDLMMASDRPLRVDDFPAGRSTSIRPIASGTSVADVASRGPAGATQGDLEDLVGLSGSLRVPVARLDDVLAQVGDLSIAVAALEQGLRAVREVHPDDRRVRELAPRIQGIVKRLRGLQRSAIEARLVPLEQMFRGAERLVARTARASGREVTLHTLGANTKIDKAVMDGLAPSLIHLVTNALVHGIEAPRERERAGKPRQGRLVLSAFRRGGAVVIDVIDDGRGISMPSVRAAAEARGLLRPGEPFTLAQACDLIFLPGFSTETKVSQLSGRGVGMDVVRRSLRRLKGTIGVRSIEGKGTTFTMTVPISLALVPALIVQAQGQRFAIPLGSIRENVRLQWSRRRRDSGGDVYDHPDGPLRLVRLDRLLEGVGEDGGDEPTGRFALVTLSGGRRVGIVVDGFLGRQDVVVKPVGRWVRDVTGVAGATDLGDASAVLVLDPEALVAGAPEDRVGA; via the coding sequence ATGCCTGACGATGGACTCGGCCGTCCCGAGAACGAGCGCAGCCGGAGCGATTTCGTCTCGGAGGCGGAGGAAATCCTCGAGACCCTGTCGGACCGCCTGCGCGAGCTGGAGAGCGTCTTCGCCGCCGGACGGCCCCACGCCGAGTCGATCAACACCATCTTCAGGGAAGTGCACTCGCTCAAGGGGTTCGCCTCGCTTCTCGGGTTTCCCGACATCGCGGCCATGACCCACGAGCTCGAGGATCTCCTCGCCCGGTTGCGCCTGGGCGGGAGGCTCGAGGGGCCCATCCTCGACCTGCTGCACGACAGCCTGGACGCCCTGCTCGAGGCGCTCCGACGTCTGAGGGCCGGGGGAGGGGCGGATCTCGAAGCCGTCCGGGAGCGCCTGCGGCGGGCGGCCGCCTCGATCCTCGTCCCGACGGTGCCTGCCTCCGCCGACCTCGATGTGCCGGCCGAAGTCCGCGCGGTTCTCACGGAGTTCGAAGAGCGCCGGATAGGGGAGCTCCGTCGGCGGGGTCGCCTGCTGTCACTCGTCAGGCTGCACTTCGAACCGGATCATCTCGAGTCCCAGCTCCAGGAGGCGGTGCGCCAGGCGGGGGAGATCGGCGAGGTGATCGCCCGAATCCCCCTTCCCGGCGTCGGAGGAGGGATCTCCTTCGATCTCATGATGGCCAGCGACCGGCCGCTCCGGGTGGACGATTTCCCCGCGGGGCGGTCGACGTCCATCCGGCCGATCGCGTCGGGGACCTCCGTCGCGGACGTGGCGTCCCGGGGGCCTGCAGGGGCCACGCAGGGGGATCTGGAGGACCTCGTGGGCCTGTCGGGCTCGCTGCGAGTGCCGGTGGCGCGCCTCGACGATGTCCTGGCCCAGGTCGGAGACCTGTCCATCGCCGTCGCGGCGCTGGAGCAGGGACTGCGCGCGGTACGCGAAGTGCATCCGGACGACCGGCGGGTGCGCGAGCTGGCACCGCGGATCCAGGGGATCGTGAAGCGGCTGCGCGGCCTGCAGCGCAGCGCCATCGAAGCGCGCCTGGTCCCGCTCGAGCAGATGTTCCGGGGCGCCGAGCGGCTGGTCGCCCGCACGGCGCGCGCCTCCGGCAGGGAAGTCACCTTGCACACCCTCGGGGCGAATACGAAGATCGACAAGGCGGTGATGGACGGGCTCGCCCCCTCCCTGATTCATCTCGTCACCAACGCCCTCGTCCATGGGATCGAGGCGCCGCGGGAGCGCGAGCGGGCGGGAAAGCCCCGGCAGGGGCGCCTGGTCCTCAGCGCCTTCCGCCGCGGGGGGGCGGTCGTGATCGATGTCATCGACGATGGACGGGGCATTTCCATGCCGTCGGTGCGCGCGGCGGCGGAGGCGCGTGGCCTGCTTCGACCGGGGGAGCCGTTCACCTTGGCGCAGGCCTGCGACCTGATCTTCCTGCCGGGCTTCAGCACGGAGACGAAGGTGAGCCAGCTCTCGGGGCGAGGGGTGGGGATGGACGTGGTGCGCCGCTCCCTGAGGCGCCTCAAGGGGACCATCGGAGTCCGCTCGATCGAGGGGAAGGGGACGACGTTCACGATGACCGTGCCGATCAGCCTGGCCCTGGTGCCTGCGCTCATCGTGCAGGCGCAGGGGCAGCGCTTCGCCATCCCGCTCGGATCGATCCGCGAGAACGTGCGGCTCCAGTGGTCGCGTCGCCGCCGGGACAGCGGCGGGGACGTCTACGACCACCCGGACGGCCCGCTCCGACTGGTCCGCCTCGACAGGCTCCTCGAGGGGGTCGGCGAGGACGGCGGCGACGAGCCCACCGGTCGATTCGCCCTGGTGACCCTGTCGGGCGGCCGGCGTGTCGGCATCGTCGTGGACGGGTTCCTGGGCCGCCAGGACGTCGTGGTCAAGCCGGTCGGGCGCTGGGTGCGCGACGTGACGGGGGTGGCGGGGGCGACCGATCTCGGCGACGCGAGCGCCGTCCTCGTTCTCGATCCCGAAGCCCTGGTGGCCGGAGCCCCGGAGGATCGCGTCGGTGCCTGA
- a CDS encoding chemotaxis protein CheW, translated as MPDAAAVETGHREQGRILVFMVDGQEYGVSLQPIVEIVRHRGATPVPFADKAIEGIVPLRGRMVTLFDLRRCLARPPRPPDRRAQVVVVESSGDLLGLVVDSVSRVTAVPGDALEPLPSGLRHGPPGVLGGVLRHKEGYVILLELDAMVKRLS; from the coding sequence GTGCCTGACGCCGCCGCGGTCGAGACGGGACATCGGGAGCAGGGGAGGATCCTCGTCTTCATGGTCGACGGGCAGGAGTACGGTGTGTCCCTCCAGCCGATCGTCGAAATCGTGCGCCACCGGGGCGCCACGCCGGTGCCTTTCGCCGACAAGGCGATCGAGGGCATCGTGCCGCTGCGCGGGCGCATGGTGACCCTGTTCGACCTGCGCCGTTGTCTGGCCCGCCCGCCGCGTCCTCCCGATCGGCGCGCCCAGGTCGTGGTCGTCGAATCGTCGGGGGACCTCCTCGGGCTGGTGGTCGATTCGGTGTCGCGGGTGACGGCGGTGCCCGGCGACGCCCTGGAGCCTCTGCCGTCCGGGCTGCGCCACGGACCTCCCGGAGTGCTCGGCGGTGTCCTGCGCCACAAAGAGGGGTACGTGATTCTCCTGGAGCTCGATGCCATGGTGAAGAGGCTCTCATGA
- a CDS encoding zinc-ribbon domain-containing protein, protein MIVACPGCGRRYRVPDGGGAHAGRRLRCSACQRVFDPVSPPGGQPDTRGERAAGPVLVLVGDEDREFRHLVRRTLESFGCRVEVTDDGEAAFRYAVARRPALMVLNVYLKRLLGVAVCEGVKGSPDLRGTRVVLVGSVFKSGRFMRTPGNLYGADDYFEDVIPEAQLRTRLQGHLGRRAAPPGNATGAETLGSPAVEPAALAPNGADEPIDPRSEIRRLARIMISDLRIYYPDGFVRAVQERRFSEEFREELAQAKDLIGRRFPSLPDRMTVLTEALKEQIAEVRAEAAPRRAGP, encoded by the coding sequence ATGATCGTGGCCTGTCCGGGCTGTGGGCGGCGTTACCGCGTCCCCGACGGCGGAGGGGCGCATGCCGGGCGGCGCCTGCGCTGCTCCGCCTGCCAGCGCGTCTTCGATCCCGTGTCGCCGCCGGGCGGCCAGCCGGACACTCGCGGCGAGCGCGCCGCGGGGCCGGTGCTGGTGCTGGTCGGGGACGAGGATCGCGAGTTCCGGCACCTGGTGCGGCGCACGCTCGAATCGTTCGGGTGCAGGGTCGAGGTGACCGACGATGGGGAGGCGGCCTTCCGCTATGCGGTGGCCCGCCGGCCGGCGCTCATGGTCCTGAATGTCTACCTGAAGCGGCTCCTGGGTGTGGCTGTGTGTGAAGGGGTGAAGGGGAGCCCGGATCTGAGGGGGACCCGGGTCGTCCTGGTCGGTTCGGTGTTCAAGTCCGGCCGGTTCATGCGCACTCCCGGGAACCTTTATGGCGCCGACGATTATTTCGAGGACGTCATTCCGGAGGCGCAGCTGCGCACCAGGCTGCAGGGGCATCTCGGCCGGCGGGCGGCGCCGCCGGGGAACGCGACGGGAGCGGAGACGCTGGGTTCGCCCGCGGTCGAGCCGGCGGCCCTGGCCCCGAACGGTGCCGATGAGCCGATCGACCCGCGCTCGGAGATCCGGCGCCTGGCGCGCATCATGATCTCGGACCTCCGGATCTACTACCCGGACGGGTTCGTCAGGGCGGTCCAGGAGCGACGCTTCTCGGAGGAGTTCCGCGAGGAACTGGCGCAGGCGAAGGATCTCATCGGCAGGCGCTTTCCCAGCCTGCCGGACAGGATGACGGTCCTGACGGAGGCCTTGAAGGAGCAGATCGCCGAAGTGCGCGCCGAGGCCGCGCCGCGCCGCGCGGGCCCGTGA
- a CDS encoding CheB methylesterase domain-containing protein: protein MTVSDPQDLIVIGCSTGGPPALQEILPELPRETTAAVVVAQHMPQRFTSLFAGRLHRLCALPVSEPKEGDRLAAGRIYIAAGGQQTTLDRKGRGILFSVRPREASERYAPSADLLMTSAAGLFGARILAVLMSGMGGDGVAGLRAVKESRGRTIVESEESAAVFGMPRGAIRAGLADRVLPRRDIALEMVRVCRRP, encoded by the coding sequence GTGACCGTCTCCGACCCGCAGGATCTCATCGTGATCGGCTGCTCCACGGGCGGACCTCCGGCGCTTCAAGAAATCCTCCCCGAGCTGCCCCGCGAGACGACCGCCGCGGTCGTGGTGGCCCAGCACATGCCCCAGCGGTTCACCTCCCTGTTCGCCGGCAGGCTCCACCGCCTTTGCGCCCTGCCGGTCTCGGAGCCCAAGGAGGGGGACCGCCTGGCGGCCGGCCGAATCTACATCGCCGCAGGCGGGCAGCAGACGACCCTCGACAGGAAGGGGCGCGGCATCCTGTTCAGCGTCCGGCCGCGCGAGGCGTCCGAGCGATATGCCCCGTCGGCCGACCTACTGATGACGTCGGCCGCCGGCCTGTTCGGCGCGCGGATTCTGGCCGTGCTGATGAGCGGCATGGGGGGGGACGGGGTCGCCGGCCTGCGCGCCGTGAAGGAGAGCCGCGGCCGGACGATCGTCGAATCGGAGGAGAGCGCCGCCGTCTTCGGAATGCCGCGCGGCGCGATCCGCGCCGGGCTGGCCGATCGCGTGCTCCCCCGCCGGGACATCGCGCTCGAGATGGTCCGCGTCTGCCGCCGTCCCTGA
- a CDS encoding GAF domain-containing protein — MNRSRDAGPQPGERDDISARGEELRNMFSRARAFTEELLRENERLRFRVSGLQREVEQAATQGSAAGSPALAQLNERVRALEEERNELLGRFRQVEEMNRSVAARYDEIDAQNNHLANLYVASYQLHATLNFAEVLVTVKEILINLIGADAFGIFWVDERHHHLKTEASQGMGDSVPETIRPDRGPLQRAAAGESYYADPLPESGDIDPARPIACVPLRIGARVIGVIAIYRLLTQKERFEPLDFELFTLLAGHAATALFSSKLYQRSEKKLSEIQGFLDLLTAPSPQRAGTS; from the coding sequence ATGAACCGGAGCCGCGACGCCGGCCCCCAGCCGGGGGAGCGCGACGACATCTCGGCGCGCGGCGAAGAACTGCGGAACATGTTCAGCCGGGCACGCGCCTTCACCGAGGAGCTCCTGCGCGAGAACGAACGGCTGCGCTTTCGCGTCTCCGGCCTGCAGCGCGAGGTGGAGCAGGCCGCGACCCAGGGATCGGCCGCCGGCTCTCCGGCCCTTGCCCAGTTGAACGAGCGGGTGCGCGCGCTGGAGGAGGAGCGGAACGAGCTTCTGGGCCGTTTCCGCCAGGTGGAGGAGATGAACCGGAGCGTCGCGGCGCGCTATGACGAGATCGACGCCCAGAACAACCACCTCGCGAATCTCTACGTCGCGTCCTACCAGCTGCATGCGACGCTGAACTTCGCCGAGGTCCTGGTCACGGTGAAGGAAATCCTGATCAACCTGATCGGGGCGGATGCCTTCGGCATCTTCTGGGTGGACGAGCGCCACCATCATCTGAAAACGGAAGCCAGCCAGGGGATGGGGGACTCGGTCCCCGAGACGATCCGTCCGGATCGCGGGCCGCTGCAACGGGCCGCCGCGGGCGAGTCCTACTACGCGGATCCGCTGCCGGAGTCCGGAGACATCGATCCCGCCCGCCCGATCGCCTGCGTGCCTCTGCGGATCGGCGCGCGCGTCATCGGCGTGATCGCCATCTACCGGCTGCTGACGCAGAAGGAACGCTTCGAGCCGCTCGACTTCGAGCTGTTCACCCTCCTGGCGGGCCACGCCGCCACGGCCCTGTTCAGCTCGAAGCTGTACCAGCGCTCGGAGAAGAAGCTCTCGGAAATCCAGGGGTTCCTGGACCTGCTGACGGCCCCTTCGCCGCAGAGGGCGGGGACGTCATGA
- a CDS encoding response regulator — protein MSAATFLIVEDSPTMRQLLAFSLRRLKECRIIEAVDGVDALKKLTTERVDLVITDINMPMMDGLKLISLIRGNPRTKTLPIIIVTTEGAEEDRKRGLALGANAYIPKPIQPSDLLRTIASLLESSRN, from the coding sequence ATGAGCGCCGCCACCTTCCTGATTGTCGAGGATTCACCCACCATGCGCCAGCTGCTGGCCTTCTCGCTCCGCCGCCTGAAGGAATGCCGGATCATCGAGGCGGTCGACGGCGTGGACGCCCTGAAGAAGCTGACCACGGAGCGTGTCGATCTGGTCATCACCGACATCAACATGCCGATGATGGACGGGCTGAAGCTGATCTCGCTGATCCGCGGGAATCCCCGCACCAAGACCCTTCCGATCATCATCGTGACGACGGAGGGGGCGGAGGAGGACCGCAAGCGCGGCCTGGCCCTCGGGGCGAACGCCTACATTCCGAAGCCGATTCAGCCCTCCGACCTCCTCAGGACAATCGCGTCCCTTCTCGAGTCGTCCCGCAACTGA
- the asnB gene encoding asparagine synthase (glutamine-hydrolyzing) yields the protein MCGVAGAFSLDGSPVRHLAVKAMTQALLHRGPDEGAVVLLGPERGAVTGGPDAHERRPAGSVAAIVGLGHRRLRVIDLSGAAAQPMRAAGGTGWLVYNGELYNTSELRRDLMARGVRFRSRSDTEVVLEALSAWGPEALSRFNGMFALAYWRPGERRLILARDRFGEKPLYYARAGGLLIFASEIGALVRHGGLALTVDPEAIELYLTFGFIPAPWTIYREIRKLPHASYLEARPHAEPRLARYYRLEERLRLPAPPKVDEAVRDTLRAAVACRLEADVPLGAFLSGGLDSSAVVALMAQLRKAPPRTYSMAVPGLEYFDESPRARRTASLLGTVHREVPVDAARLQAEIPFVLDRLDEPFADSSALASSIIAREARGDLTVALSGDGGDEVFGGYRLYRALSAHRLLHALPAQAVSALAALLAPFPARHGGGAAGAARRARRLLSGLSSDLAAAHALWMSATDAPARRALRPGTVDHDLGRALVEERYRRFGGGLDATLAVEIDLPLVDDMLAKVDRTSMRHALEVRAPFLDPALVELALSLPSREHFSPFSGKRLLRRALRGIVPGHVRRAPKRGFEVPVGHWLAGPLAGLYREVVTPQALDILAGADHRVAAGWLEDHRLRLHDRGAVLWALFALCYWHRGPHRIHLKDAAEAGGQLRDDSRRDAIVLRRSEG from the coding sequence ATGTGCGGCGTGGCCGGCGCCTTCAGCCTGGATGGGTCTCCGGTGCGGCACCTCGCCGTGAAGGCCATGACGCAGGCCCTCCTGCACCGCGGGCCGGACGAAGGGGCCGTGGTCCTTCTGGGGCCGGAGAGGGGCGCCGTGACCGGAGGTCCCGACGCCCACGAGCGCCGGCCTGCCGGATCGGTCGCTGCGATCGTCGGGCTCGGGCATCGCCGGCTCAGGGTGATCGACCTCAGCGGCGCCGCGGCGCAGCCGATGCGCGCCGCCGGCGGCACGGGCTGGCTGGTTTACAACGGCGAGCTCTACAATACCTCCGAGCTGCGTCGCGACCTCATGGCCCGCGGCGTACGCTTCCGATCGCGGTCCGACACCGAAGTGGTCCTCGAGGCCCTCTCCGCCTGGGGGCCGGAGGCGCTGTCACGGTTCAACGGCATGTTCGCCCTCGCCTACTGGCGGCCCGGCGAACGACGGCTGATCCTGGCCCGCGATCGATTCGGCGAGAAGCCGCTCTACTACGCGCGCGCCGGCGGTCTCCTGATCTTCGCCTCCGAGATCGGGGCGCTGGTGCGTCACGGCGGGCTGGCCCTGACCGTGGATCCGGAGGCCATCGAGCTGTACCTGACGTTCGGCTTCATTCCGGCCCCCTGGACCATCTATCGCGAGATCAGGAAGCTCCCGCACGCGTCCTATCTCGAGGCGCGCCCGCACGCCGAGCCGCGCCTCGCGCGCTACTATCGGCTCGAGGAGCGGCTGCGGCTGCCCGCCCCGCCGAAGGTCGACGAGGCGGTCCGCGACACGCTGCGCGCCGCGGTCGCCTGCCGGCTGGAAGCCGACGTGCCGCTCGGGGCCTTCCTGTCCGGCGGGCTGGACTCGTCCGCGGTCGTGGCGCTGATGGCGCAGCTGCGCAAGGCGCCCCCCCGCACCTACTCCATGGCGGTCCCGGGCCTCGAGTACTTCGACGAGTCGCCGCGTGCCCGGCGCACCGCCTCTCTCCTCGGCACGGTGCATCGCGAGGTGCCGGTGGATGCGGCGCGCCTGCAGGCGGAGATTCCGTTCGTCCTCGATCGCCTCGACGAGCCCTTTGCGGATTCTTCCGCCCTGGCCTCGTCGATCATCGCGCGCGAAGCCCGAGGCGACCTGACCGTGGCCCTGTCGGGCGACGGAGGGGACGAGGTCTTCGGAGGATACCGCCTGTATCGCGCCTTGTCGGCGCACCGGCTCCTGCACGCCCTGCCGGCCCAGGCCGTCTCCGCCCTGGCGGCGCTCCTCGCCCCCTTCCCCGCGCGACACGGCGGCGGGGCCGCGGGGGCCGCGCGACGGGCGCGCCGCCTCCTGTCCGGACTGTCGTCCGATCTGGCCGCCGCCCATGCGCTCTGGATGTCGGCCACGGACGCACCGGCACGTCGCGCCCTGCGCCCCGGGACGGTGGACCACGACCTTGGACGGGCCCTGGTGGAGGAGCGCTACCGGCGGTTCGGGGGGGGACTCGACGCGACCCTGGCGGTGGAGATCGACCTGCCTCTCGTCGACGACATGCTCGCCAAGGTCGACCGCACCAGCATGCGCCACGCCCTGGAGGTGCGCGCCCCCTTTCTCGACCCGGCCCTGGTCGAGCTGGCGCTGTCGCTTCCGAGCCGCGAGCACTTCTCTCCCTTCTCGGGAAAGCGCCTGTTGCGCCGGGCGCTGCGCGGCATCGTGCCGGGCCACGTGAGGCGCGCCCCGAAGCGCGGCTTCGAGGTGCCGGTCGGTCACTGGCTGGCCGGGCCCCTGGCGGGCCTGTACCGCGAGGTGGTGACGCCGCAGGCGCTCGACATCCTCGCCGGCGCGGATCACCGGGTGGCCGCGGGGTGGCTCGAGGACCACCGGCTGCGCCTGCACGATCGAGGCGCCGTCCTGTGGGCGCTGTTCGCGCTGTGCTACTGGCATCGCGGCCCGCACCGGATCCATCTGAAGGACGCGGCGGAGGCCGGCGGTCAGTTGCGGGACGACTCGAGAAGGGACGCGATTGTCCTGAGGAGGTCGGAGGGCTGA
- a CDS encoding glycosyltransferase family 4 protein → MLLLAVNDFPPLLGGEATLYHGLARHLGREEALVLAPRAAGDQAIDAGLPIEVVRRWLPGHGGGIRRVARALFGGIHLTALLLRRRFDYLVCGQLLSIGAPMAVLARLWHVRYAVLVHGADLADYADREPWRRLARFILSHAHTVVANSRFTASLVDRLLPGAARRIIVLPMGVDPAPTVSPERVRALRSEYALGEGPVLLSVSRLIPMKGHDIVIEALPRLLGRFPDLSFLIVGDGPNRAALQDLARARGVSARVIFAGRVPPGALPAHYALATLFVQLSRETGRYDGLEGFGLSLLEAASFGVPSVAGRTGGVSEAVAEGESGLLVPPEDVETFAVQVERLLSRPVELKRLADGARRWAASHPWEATARCLRSLGNGG, encoded by the coding sequence ATGCTGCTCCTGGCGGTCAACGACTTTCCGCCGCTTCTGGGGGGCGAGGCCACCCTCTACCACGGCCTGGCCCGGCACCTCGGGCGGGAGGAAGCGCTCGTCCTGGCGCCCCGCGCCGCCGGCGATCAGGCGATCGACGCCGGGCTGCCGATCGAGGTCGTGCGCCGCTGGCTCCCCGGTCACGGCGGCGGGATCCGACGAGTGGCTCGCGCCCTGTTCGGCGGGATCCACCTGACGGCGCTTCTCCTCAGGCGGCGGTTCGACTATCTGGTCTGCGGCCAGCTCCTCTCGATTGGCGCCCCCATGGCCGTCCTGGCGCGCCTGTGGCACGTCCGCTATGCCGTGCTCGTGCACGGGGCCGACCTGGCCGACTACGCCGACCGGGAGCCCTGGCGACGTCTGGCGCGCTTCATCCTGAGCCATGCCCACACCGTGGTCGCCAACAGCCGCTTCACCGCCTCGCTGGTCGATCGGCTCCTCCCGGGGGCGGCGCGGCGGATCATCGTCCTGCCGATGGGGGTCGATCCCGCTCCGACCGTCTCCCCCGAGCGGGTCCGGGCGCTGCGCAGCGAGTACGCGCTCGGCGAGGGGCCGGTCCTTCTCTCGGTGTCCCGCCTGATCCCGATGAAAGGGCACGACATCGTGATCGAGGCCCTCCCCCGCCTGCTCGGGCGGTTCCCGGATCTGTCCTTCCTCATCGTCGGGGACGGTCCGAACCGGGCGGCCCTCCAGGATCTGGCGCGGGCCCGCGGTGTCTCGGCGCGCGTGATCTTCGCCGGCCGCGTCCCGCCTGGAGCGCTTCCGGCGCACTACGCGCTGGCGACGCTCTTCGTGCAGCTCAGCCGCGAAACGGGGCGCTATGACGGTCTGGAAGGGTTCGGCCTGAGCCTCCTGGAAGCCGCCAGCTTCGGCGTGCCGAGCGTGGCCGGCCGCACGGGGGGCGTATCGGAGGCGGTCGCCGAGGGGGAGAGCGGCCTCCTGGTCCCTCCGGAGGACGTGGAGACGTTCGCCGTCCAGGTGGAGCGCCTCCTCTCCCGTCCCGTGGAGCTGAAGCGGCTTGCCGACGGTGCGCGCCGCTGGGCGGCCTCTCATCCCTGGGAGGCCACGGCCCGCTGCCTGCGCTCTCTCGGAAACGGAGGCTGA
- a CDS encoding MraY family glycosyltransferase, translating into MPVLALLAVGVWLLARPPGGGAPEIALVAFLAAFGLTPFVSLVARRGGALDLPDARKKHGAPTPKLGGVAVISAFVLAMGRTSTIDRTMLCIAAAALALMLAGAVDDTRGLSARLRLGLQLVCALLVIGAGVRLNLLPGAAGAAANVLLSIVWIVGITNAYNFIDGMDGLAASLGALIAMLLGLVAQSSGQGGLAAACAALAGALLGFLPHNLRATRPASIFLGDSGSASVGFLLASLAIKEDWAEGDPLVALATPVLIFSVLIYDMIQTTVSRVASGRVRSFRQWIDFVGRDHIHHRFADLLGNQKRALALILALALGLGLSALGLRRGDGPVAFIFLVHGALVLLVVAVLEGSAARTGSRRSPPSPGGASGREGR; encoded by the coding sequence GTGCCTGTCCTAGCTCTCCTCGCGGTCGGGGTGTGGCTCCTGGCGCGCCCGCCCGGCGGCGGCGCCCCGGAGATCGCCCTGGTCGCCTTTCTCGCGGCCTTCGGCCTGACGCCTTTCGTGAGCCTGGTGGCGCGGCGCGGCGGCGCCCTCGACCTTCCGGATGCGCGCAAGAAGCACGGTGCGCCGACCCCCAAGCTCGGCGGTGTGGCGGTGATCTCGGCCTTCGTCCTGGCGATGGGACGCACCTCGACCATCGACCGCACCATGCTCTGCATCGCGGCGGCGGCGCTCGCCCTGATGCTGGCGGGGGCGGTGGACGACACGCGCGGGCTTTCGGCCCGCCTGCGTCTCGGCTTGCAGCTCGTGTGCGCCCTCCTGGTGATCGGCGCGGGGGTGCGGCTCAATCTCCTCCCCGGGGCCGCCGGCGCCGCAGCGAACGTCCTCCTGTCGATCGTGTGGATCGTCGGCATCACGAACGCCTACAACTTCATCGACGGCATGGACGGCCTGGCGGCCTCCCTGGGGGCGCTCATCGCCATGCTCCTCGGGCTGGTCGCCCAGTCCTCGGGCCAGGGGGGGCTGGCGGCGGCGTGCGCGGCGCTCGCCGGGGCCCTTCTCGGGTTCCTCCCGCACAACCTGCGCGCCACCCGTCCCGCCAGCATCTTCCTGGGCGACTCCGGAAGCGCCAGCGTCGGCTTCCTCCTCGCCTCCCTGGCGATCAAGGAAGACTGGGCCGAGGGGGATCCCCTCGTCGCGCTGGCCACCCCGGTGCTGATCTTCAGCGTCCTGATCTACGACATGATCCAGACCACGGTGTCGCGCGTGGCCTCGGGGCGGGTCCGGAGCTTCCGCCAGTGGATCGATTTCGTGGGGCGCGACCACATCCACCATCGATTCGCCGACCTCCTCGGGAACCAGAAGCGCGCCCTGGCGCTGATCCTGGCCCTGGCGCTCGGCCTCGGGCTCTCGGCGCTCGGCCTGCGCCGGGGCGACGGCCCCGTGGCGTTCATCTTCCTGGTGCACGGGGCCCTGGTGCTCCTGGTGGTCGCCGTGCTGGAAGGGTCGGCCGCGCGCACCGGATCGCGGCGATCGCCGCCGTCACCCGGCGGCGCTTCGGGCCGCGAGGGCCGGTGA
- a CDS encoding DegT/DnrJ/EryC1/StrS family aminotransferase, whose amino-acid sequence MRQALRVPHAETPVPHARPCLGREEEGAALGVLRSGWLAPGAQAAAAAERLAGLAGCTGAVLLSSGTTALTLALRAIGVQPRDQVALPSYACAALLHAVRAVPARPLVCDIDPQTLGLSLEDLDRRARGPVGAAIVVHPFGVPVRIEPFRARGIRVVEDCAQAIGASVDRAPVGSRGDLAVFSFGPTKPLTCGGPGGGVAATPARLLASVVDLASHDEQPDDRPRVNGLMGDLHAAILRVQLGRLGAFRDRRAAIARRYDEAFAPLGLARPPSPPGIDPLVYRYGVRLPDADRCLRELNRRGIVARRPVHTPLHVLLGLREPFPHAERAQREMVSLPIFPALTDREVERVITEVRQCLS is encoded by the coding sequence ATGCGGCAGGCGCTCCGGGTACCGCACGCCGAGACGCCGGTGCCCCATGCGCGCCCCTGCCTGGGCCGGGAGGAGGAGGGGGCCGCCCTGGGCGTCCTGCGCTCCGGCTGGCTGGCCCCCGGGGCGCAGGCCGCGGCGGCCGCGGAGCGGCTCGCCGGCCTGGCCGGCTGCACCGGCGCGGTGCTGCTCTCCTCGGGGACCACGGCGCTGACCCTGGCTCTGCGGGCGATCGGCGTCCAGCCGCGCGATCAGGTGGCCCTGCCGAGCTATGCCTGCGCCGCCCTCCTCCACGCGGTCCGGGCCGTCCCGGCGCGCCCCCTGGTGTGCGACATCGACCCGCAGACCCTCGGCCTGTCCCTCGAAGACCTGGATCGGCGCGCCCGGGGGCCGGTCGGCGCCGCCATCGTGGTGCATCCGTTCGGCGTGCCGGTCCGGATCGAGCCGTTCAGGGCCCGGGGGATCCGGGTCGTCGAGGACTGCGCGCAGGCGATCGGGGCCTCCGTCGATCGAGCGCCGGTCGGCTCGCGCGGAGACCTGGCGGTCTTCTCGTTCGGCCCGACCAAGCCCCTGACCTGCGGCGGTCCGGGAGGGGGCGTGGCGGCCACGCCGGCTCGCCTCCTGGCGTCCGTCGTCGATCTGGCGTCCCACGACGAGCAGCCCGACGACCGTCCAAGGGTGAACGGCCTCATGGGGGACCTGCACGCGGCGATTCTGCGGGTGCAGCTGGGACGCTTGGGGGCGTTTCGCGACAGGCGCGCCGCCATTGCCCGGCGTTACGACGAGGCGTTCGCCCCGCTCGGACTCGCCCGCCCTCCCTCCCCTCCCGGCATCGATCCGCTGGTCTACCGGTATGGCGTGCGCCTCCCGGACGCCGATCGCTGTCTCCGCGAGCTGAACCGGCGCGGCATCGTGGCCCGAAGACCTGTGCACACGCCGCTGCACGTCCTGCTCGGCCTGCGGGAGCCGTTCCCCCACGCCGAACGGGCGCAGCGGGAGATGGTCTCCCTGCCGATCTTCCCCGCCCTGACCGATCGGGAGGTGGAGCGGGTCATCACGGAGGTGCGGCAGTGCCTGTCCTAG